From the genome of Geobacter sp. SVR, one region includes:
- a CDS encoding site-specific integrase: MKLTDTAIKNLKPRDSKYYIHGDMSNGRHGFAICVYPASQKYPSGTKSWFFIYRFEGKRCFLPLGKYPTMSLADASRELERHWQVFASGKNPATVEEDKKIELEAAPTVKKLAEEYIERHAMANKKSWLEDQRILEKEVYPAWGKRKAQDITKRHVNDLLDKVVDRGSPQTANNIFKIIRKMFNWAVEKDRLKISPCLGVKAPAAITAKDRVLSAAEIKTFWNSLDNPDASMTVEVRHAIKLILLTAQRPGEVSGMHTKEIDGNWWTIPADRSKNKKAHRVYLSPLAREIIAKAIVEAKAAQKRAEARKAREDNISRKVSEEKEYCGYIFPCPHLKKDKPIERHSFSKALKRNESEDGLTTLGITTFTPHDLRRTAASFMAESGEMDEVIDAVLNHSKQGIIKVYNLYRYDKEKQKALEMWEQKLISIVTVTEPQADASQS; this comes from the coding sequence ATGAAGTTGACTGACACTGCCATAAAGAACCTGAAGCCTCGGGATTCTAAATATTATATTCACGGAGATATGAGTAACGGCAGGCATGGCTTCGCAATTTGCGTATACCCGGCAAGCCAGAAATACCCATCCGGCACGAAGAGCTGGTTTTTCATTTATCGCTTTGAAGGAAAGCGGTGCTTTCTCCCCCTGGGGAAGTATCCGACCATGAGTCTTGCCGACGCGTCAAGAGAACTTGAAAGGCATTGGCAAGTGTTCGCCAGCGGTAAAAACCCGGCAACAGTTGAAGAAGATAAAAAGATCGAACTTGAGGCTGCTCCTACGGTCAAAAAACTTGCCGAAGAATATATTGAACGTCATGCCATGGCAAATAAAAAGAGCTGGCTGGAAGATCAGCGCATTCTTGAGAAAGAGGTTTATCCCGCATGGGGAAAGAGGAAAGCTCAGGACATAACGAAAAGGCACGTTAACGATCTATTGGATAAAGTTGTTGATCGTGGCAGCCCTCAGACCGCAAACAACATATTCAAGATCATCCGCAAGATGTTCAATTGGGCAGTCGAAAAGGATCGATTAAAAATATCCCCATGCCTTGGGGTAAAGGCGCCTGCCGCAATCACAGCAAAAGACCGCGTTCTAAGTGCAGCAGAAATCAAAACCTTCTGGAACTCGCTTGATAACCCTGATGCTTCGATGACCGTTGAAGTTCGCCACGCAATCAAATTAATTCTGTTAACAGCACAAAGGCCCGGCGAGGTCTCTGGAATGCATACCAAGGAGATTGACGGTAACTGGTGGACTATCCCTGCCGACAGATCGAAGAATAAGAAAGCGCACCGAGTATATTTGTCTCCCCTCGCTCGTGAAATCATTGCCAAGGCCATTGTGGAGGCTAAGGCAGCTCAAAAAAGAGCTGAGGCTAGAAAAGCTCGGGAAGACAATATTTCGAGAAAGGTATCAGAGGAGAAGGAATATTGCGGCTACATATTTCCATGCCCACACCTCAAAAAGGATAAGCCAATTGAGCGCCATTCTTTCAGTAAGGCATTAAAGCGCAATGAATCAGAGGATGGTTTGACTACACTGGGAATCACTACATTCACCCCCCATGATCTTAGGCGGACGGCTGCAAGCTTCATGGCCGAATCGGGCGAAATGGATGAAGTGATTGATGCTGTCCTGAACCACTCAAAACAGGGAATTATTAAGGTTTATAATCTGTATCGTTATGACAAAGAAAAACAGAAGGCTCTTGAAATGTGGGAGCAAAAGCTGATAAGCATCGTTACAGTCACAGAACCCCAAGCTGATGCCAGTCAATCTTGA
- a CDS encoding type II toxin-antitoxin system RelE/ParE family toxin translates to MEFIETPVFTKLIATMLPDDDYRLLQDDIAKNPQLGDLIQGGGGIRKLRFALPGTGKRGGARLIYYWQTSRDKIYMLLAYAKAKKENLEPEQVAILKSLVKELERHG, encoded by the coding sequence ATGGAATTTATCGAGACCCCAGTATTCACAAAGCTGATAGCAACTATGTTGCCCGATGATGATTACCGCCTTCTCCAAGACGATATTGCTAAGAACCCGCAATTAGGCGACTTGATTCAAGGCGGCGGTGGGATTCGTAAGCTTCGCTTCGCGCTGCCCGGCACGGGCAAGCGGGGCGGTGCCCGCCTCATTTACTATTGGCAGACATCCAGGGATAAAATTTACATGCTGCTGGCATACGCCAAGGCAAAGAAAGAGAATCTTGAGCCGGAGCAGGTAGCCATACTCAAGTCATTAGTGAAGGAGTTGGAACGTCATGGATAA
- a CDS encoding recombinase family protein has translation MKKAALYARVSTGKQAQADLSIPDQLSSMRSWCEQNGYEVVREFIEPGASAMDDRRPEFQEMIGEACDSHRPYDAIIVHSLSRFFRDQISLCSYERKLRKNAVVLISITQLTADDHSGELTRRVIAMFDEFSSLENSKHTLRAMRENAKQGFHNGSQPPFGFDVEEVEIIGHKKPKKRLVVNQKEAEVVRSIFSLYIEGSGGLKGVASQLNGRQVLRRDHAWSTTTIHHVLTNPIYRGERLFNQIHWKSGTEKPEGEWVRTTIEAIIDPDVFDLAVKKLKQRSPAMSHPRLVSSPRLLTSILKCGVCGARMIAATGKRNLYHYYKCSTRIKKHLDLCTSRPAPMEKLDQAILEMLADRVFTPERVAAHLAERRQNNGKGATLSDLTKQLEAVRFRLANVYRAIENGIELDDVFRENLAKLKQQESDITSRIAVYEQSPQALTDSIDKAEIATFCSLLRQQLLDTSRSTTKELLQLLVSKIVLNEDHVKITGGRVPLAGAVKLAAQKKKLSTPHEVLNFNKGWRPRDDSNVRPLP, from the coding sequence ATGAAGAAAGCCGCCCTTTACGCTCGCGTGTCGACGGGGAAGCAGGCCCAGGCCGATCTGTCGATCCCCGACCAGTTGAGTTCCATGCGCTCTTGGTGTGAGCAAAACGGATATGAAGTGGTGCGGGAGTTCATTGAGCCGGGGGCCAGTGCCATGGATGACCGCCGCCCGGAGTTCCAAGAGATGATCGGCGAAGCGTGCGACTCCCACAGGCCCTACGACGCTATCATCGTCCATAGCCTATCCAGGTTTTTCCGCGATCAGATCAGTTTGTGCAGCTATGAGCGGAAACTGCGCAAAAACGCTGTCGTCCTGATCTCCATCACTCAACTCACTGCCGATGACCACAGCGGCGAGTTGACTAGGCGGGTGATCGCCATGTTCGACGAGTTTTCGAGCCTGGAGAATTCGAAGCACACTCTGCGGGCGATGCGGGAAAACGCCAAGCAGGGATTCCACAATGGATCGCAGCCCCCTTTCGGTTTCGACGTGGAAGAGGTGGAAATCATCGGGCACAAGAAGCCCAAAAAGCGGTTGGTGGTGAATCAGAAAGAGGCGGAGGTGGTGCGGTCCATTTTCTCTCTGTATATCGAGGGGAGCGGCGGGCTCAAGGGCGTGGCGTCACAGCTGAACGGTCGGCAAGTGCTGCGCCGGGACCACGCCTGGAGCACGACCACGATCCATCATGTCCTAACCAACCCTATCTACCGTGGAGAACGGCTCTTCAATCAGATCCACTGGAAAAGCGGCACGGAGAAGCCAGAGGGAGAGTGGGTGCGGACAACTATCGAGGCGATCATTGACCCGGATGTGTTTGATTTGGCGGTAAAGAAGCTGAAGCAGCGCAGCCCGGCAATGTCCCATCCCCGCCTGGTGTCGTCCCCTCGGTTGCTGACCTCGATTCTGAAGTGCGGTGTGTGCGGCGCCCGAATGATCGCAGCAACAGGTAAACGGAACTTGTATCACTATTACAAATGCTCCACCCGCATCAAAAAACACCTGGACCTATGCACATCCCGTCCGGCACCAATGGAAAAACTGGATCAAGCTATCCTTGAGATGCTGGCTGATCGCGTCTTTACGCCGGAACGGGTGGCGGCACATTTGGCCGAACGGCGACAAAACAATGGGAAAGGGGCAACACTGTCGGACCTGACAAAACAGCTGGAAGCAGTGCGCTTCCGGCTGGCCAATGTCTATAGAGCCATCGAAAACGGCATTGAGTTGGATGATGTGTTCCGGGAGAACCTGGCCAAACTCAAGCAGCAAGAGTCGGACATAACAAGCCGCATCGCCGTCTATGAGCAATCGCCCCAAGCGCTGACGGATTCCATCGACAAGGCGGAGATCGCCACGTTCTGCTCGCTGCTTCGGCAGCAATTGCTGGACACGTCGCGCTCCACCACCAAAGAATTACTGCAACTGCTCGTGAGCAAGATTGTGTTGAACGAGGACCACGTGAAGATAACGGGTGGGCGTGTGCCGCTGGCAGGGGCTGTGAAACTTGCGGCCCAAAAAAAGAAATTGAGTACCCCTCACGAGGTACTCAATTTCAATAAAGGTTGGCGTCCCCGAGACGATTCGAACGTCCGACCCCTTCCTTAG
- a CDS encoding winged helix-turn-helix domain-containing protein, translated as MKKIDARKLNPEAQQKLRKRLIRLREKGMSNQLAAQTVGISETRASSIWQLYWKGESDILKVKHRGRKLGEHRLLTPKEERTVQKILLNKTPDQLDLGCNLWTREAIRLTITQEAGVEVSLRAITEYLERWGFTPQMPTKGINKLSRRELLKWRKTEYPSIVDKSQEEGAEIHWLDFDRICIGSKDQIAEAEINTAKGNIYRISSLTNRKTGRFMLYQEEMTISLLRNFLSRLFKDRNRKIFLISYNHHVLHKVLPIRGVGNFTNKYELFCLPSTLPEHNPE; from the coding sequence ATGAAAAAAATTGACGCCAGAAAGCTGAATCCTGAAGCCCAACAAAAATTACGCAAACGACTCATTCGTCTTCGGGAAAAAGGTATGAGCAACCAGCTTGCAGCTCAAACGGTTGGGATCAGCGAGACCAGAGCTAGCTCGATTTGGCAACTCTATTGGAAGGGTGAAAGCGATATTCTCAAGGTAAAACATCGAGGTCGAAAGCTTGGAGAGCATAGACTGTTGACTCCAAAAGAGGAGAGAACAGTCCAAAAAATTCTGCTGAACAAGACACCTGACCAGCTTGATTTGGGTTGTAATTTGTGGACAAGAGAAGCAATCCGCTTGACTATTACTCAGGAGGCTGGCGTCGAAGTATCACTCCGAGCAATTACAGAATATCTGGAACGTTGGGGCTTTACACCTCAGATGCCTACAAAGGGCATAAACAAGCTGAGTAGGAGAGAATTGCTGAAATGGCGCAAAACGGAATACCCAAGCATTGTGGATAAATCTCAGGAAGAAGGGGCAGAAATTCACTGGCTCGATTTTGACAGGATATGCATCGGCAGCAAAGATCAAATAGCTGAAGCTGAAATCAATACAGCCAAAGGGAATATTTACAGAATATCTTCCCTAACCAATCGGAAAACAGGCCGTTTCATGCTGTATCAGGAGGAAATGACCATAAGCCTTTTACGCAACTTTCTATCAAGATTGTTTAAGGATCGTAATCGAAAAATATTTCTTATCTCATACAACCACCACGTGCTCCATAAAGTACTTCCCATTCGTGGTGTAGGAAATTTTACCAATAAGTATGAGCTTTTCTGTCTGCCATCGACGTTGCCGGAGCACAATCCGGAATAA
- the nadS gene encoding NadS family protein codes for MDKELFDQLHKSMKEAVAIAKGEMMPSRVFTVESPDVKAVREKTGLSQAMFAAMIGVKVKTLQNWEQHRRSPTGAAAALLTIFDREPETAMKALHG; via the coding sequence ATGGATAAAGAATTATTTGACCAATTACACAAAAGTATGAAAGAAGCCGTTGCGATTGCCAAAGGCGAAATGATGCCATCAAGAGTATTCACTGTCGAGTCACCTGACGTGAAGGCCGTGCGCGAAAAAACGGGGCTGTCACAAGCCATGTTCGCCGCAATGATTGGTGTGAAGGTAAAAACCTTGCAAAATTGGGAGCAGCACCGGCGTAGCCCTACCGGTGCGGCAGCTGCGCTTCTGACTATATTTGACCGTGAACCGGAAACTGCTATGAAGGCTCTGCATGGTTAA
- a CDS encoding helix-turn-helix transcriptional regulator yields MKLISEVYMSREIHRAYALGEIIRPRDLQKFTGLSRTTIWRLEQEGKFVQKIRLTRHSIGYRRSDIERWIEDRIEQ; encoded by the coding sequence ATGAAACTAATCAGTGAGGTTTATATGTCGAGAGAAATTCATAGGGCGTATGCTCTTGGTGAAATAATTCGTCCACGCGACCTGCAAAAATTTACTGGATTATCAAGGACTACAATCTGGCGGCTCGAACAGGAGGGGAAATTTGTTCAAAAGATTCGCCTTACTCGGCATTCGATAGGGTATAGGCGTTCTGATATCGAGCGCTGGATCGAAGACCGCATAGAACAATAG
- a CDS encoding helix-turn-helix domain-containing protein, whose amino-acid sequence MQTVNEMLGLRIREQRKRKGLNQEQLAEKLGIDQKHMSKIELGKSYPSLDRLIRISEVLQVPLPRLFEFQHLADAGDLEKQICDMVQMLSETDQRRLYKIVKAFLD is encoded by the coding sequence ATGCAGACGGTAAATGAGATGTTGGGGCTACGGATTCGGGAGCAACGAAAAAGAAAGGGCCTGAATCAGGAACAACTGGCGGAAAAACTTGGGATTGACCAAAAACATATGAGCAAAATCGAGCTCGGGAAAAGCTATCCTTCCCTCGATAGGCTGATTAGAATAAGCGAAGTACTGCAAGTTCCTTTGCCCCGCCTCTTCGAGTTTCAGCACTTGGCCGATGCTGGAGATTTAGAAAAACAGATCTGTGACATGGTACAGATGCTGAGCGAAACCGATCAGCGTCGGCTATACAAAATCGTGAAGGCGTTTTTGGACTGA